A genomic segment from Neobacillus sp. YX16 encodes:
- a CDS encoding TraR/DksA C4-type zinc finger protein, with product MLTTEQLAGFRLQLLKEKEEIEERLEQNGHYGLERGHFHESMGELSSYDNHPADEGSELYEREKDIALNEHTDLQLRNINKALEAMENGQYGKCEVCGNEISFERLEALPNTTYCKEHSPDQVVSHDRPIEEGVLMPPFGKFDMDTKDENVAFDAEDSWQIVEQWGTSDTPSDLAFPQEHYNDVGIEPDENEGYVEDYENFVGNDIYGNNVTVYPNPQHERYEESLDEEGIMTSFGDLPAYEKDPYVDDDK from the coding sequence ATGTTAACGACAGAGCAGCTTGCTGGTTTTCGTTTGCAATTACTAAAGGAAAAAGAGGAAATAGAAGAGCGCCTCGAGCAAAATGGCCATTATGGTTTAGAACGAGGTCATTTTCATGAATCGATGGGGGAGTTATCAAGTTATGATAATCATCCTGCTGATGAAGGTTCAGAGTTGTATGAACGTGAAAAGGATATTGCGTTAAATGAACATACTGATTTACAGCTAAGAAATATAAATAAAGCACTTGAAGCAATGGAAAATGGTCAGTATGGAAAATGTGAAGTATGTGGGAACGAAATATCTTTTGAACGATTAGAGGCGTTACCGAATACGACCTATTGTAAAGAACATAGTCCAGATCAAGTAGTATCACATGATCGACCTATTGAAGAGGGAGTATTAATGCCGCCGTTTGGGAAATTTGATATGGATACGAAAGATGAGAATGTCGCTTTTGACGCAGAGGATTCTTGGCAGATTGTTGAACAATGGGGAACATCCGACACACCATCAGATTTAGCCTTTCCACAAGAGCACTACAATGATGTTGGGATTGAACCAGATGAAAATGAGGGGTATGTGGAGGACTATGAAAATTTTGTAGGTAACGATATATATGGGAACAATGTTACCGTGTACCCAAACCCACAACATGAACGCTATGAAGAGTCACTTGATGAAGAAGGAATCATGACAAGCTTTGGAGATCTGCCAGCATATGAAAAAGATCCATATGTGGATGACGATAAATAA
- a CDS encoding amino acid permease translates to MGKSSSGENEQKNMKWWQLSLFGVGCTIGTGFFLGSSIAIKMTGPAILIAFILAAAGTYLVFDALAKMTAQEPLKGGFRSYAKKAFGRWAGFSSGWVYWVSEVLIMGSQMTALSIFSRFWFPKIPLWAFAGIYALLGLVVVLIGVGVLNKLENILAVIKIAAILMFVIIALLAIFGVIDGDRPIQYPDSRKDLIPHGVLGLWSGVIFAFYAFGGIEILGLMATQLKDPKEAPKAGKVMLVTLMVIYMLSIGLAVLMVPWNQFNGEKSPFVNALDNYNLTFIPHLFNGALIIAGFSTMVASLFAVTSILVTLSEEGDAPGLFCRQGKLKVPIPTLLITVLGISASIVCALLMPGHVYEYITTAAGLMLLYNWIFILASSWKLLEVTAKDKIKYSTGILFILIAVSGTLFHSTSRPGFFISLAFIGIIGCITLIMNFKWKKKKKKGKVLSPWPTA, encoded by the coding sequence ATGGGCAAATCGAGTAGCGGGGAAAATGAACAAAAAAATATGAAGTGGTGGCAGCTTTCGTTATTTGGGGTGGGGTGTACAATCGGTACAGGATTCTTCTTAGGGTCAAGTATCGCCATCAAAATGACTGGACCTGCTATTCTTATCGCTTTCATCCTTGCAGCTGCTGGAACCTATTTGGTCTTTGATGCACTTGCAAAAATGACTGCACAAGAACCTCTAAAGGGCGGGTTTCGGTCCTATGCGAAAAAAGCCTTCGGCCGCTGGGCTGGATTTAGCAGCGGATGGGTCTATTGGGTGTCAGAGGTTTTAATAATGGGCAGTCAAATGACAGCTCTATCTATTTTTTCACGATTTTGGTTCCCAAAGATTCCGCTATGGGCTTTTGCTGGTATTTATGCCCTACTTGGACTAGTGGTCGTCCTAATCGGGGTAGGTGTACTAAATAAATTAGAGAATATTCTTGCCGTCATAAAAATAGCAGCCATATTAATGTTCGTTATCATTGCTTTATTAGCGATATTCGGAGTGATTGATGGAGACCGGCCTATTCAATATCCTGACAGCAGAAAGGATTTAATTCCTCATGGTGTATTAGGTTTATGGTCCGGGGTTATTTTTGCCTTCTATGCTTTTGGAGGAATTGAAATTCTGGGCTTAATGGCTACCCAATTAAAGGATCCAAAGGAGGCCCCTAAGGCTGGAAAAGTAATGCTGGTAACTCTGATGGTCATCTACATGCTCTCCATCGGACTTGCGGTCTTAATGGTTCCATGGAATCAATTTAATGGTGAGAAAAGTCCATTCGTTAATGCTTTAGACAATTACAATTTAACGTTTATTCCACATCTTTTTAACGGAGCATTAATTATTGCGGGATTTTCGACAATGGTTGCCTCCCTTTTTGCTGTTACCAGCATTCTTGTTACACTCTCTGAAGAAGGAGATGCGCCTGGATTATTTTGCAGGCAGGGGAAACTAAAAGTACCTATTCCCACTTTACTCATTACCGTTTTGGGAATATCTGCTTCGATTGTTTGTGCACTTTTAATGCCAGGTCATGTTTATGAATACATTACCACCGCTGCAGGACTCATGCTCCTCTACAACTGGATTTTCATTTTAGCATCCTCATGGAAATTATTAGAGGTAACAGCAAAGGATAAGATAAAATACTCCACTGGGATTCTATTCATTCTTATCGCAGTTAGTGGCACTCTATTTCATAGCACAAGCCGGCCTGGTTTCTTTATTAGCCTGGCTTTCATTGGGATAATAGGCTGCATAACTTTAATTATGAATTTCAAGTGGAAAAAGAAGAAGAAAAAGGGCAAAGTACTTAGTCCTTGGCCAACAGCTTGA
- a CDS encoding LysE family transporter has translation MNVFLSYILLGLSLAAPIGPINAAQIDKGIKHGFMHSWLIGVGAVVADGVYMMIVYFGVVHFLETPFMKTFLWLFGCFVLIYTGIETMLSANKLKIGEKRKDEHLVKSFLSGFFMSISNPLTILFWLGIYGSVLAKTAATYETSQLIIYSSAIFIGLLIWDFTMAGIASNFRKYLTSQLLVGISLLSGVSLIGFGIYFGYQAFNVLFG, from the coding sequence ATGAATGTATTTTTAAGTTATATTTTGCTAGGATTGTCGCTGGCGGCTCCTATTGGTCCCATTAATGCCGCTCAAATAGATAAGGGGATAAAACACGGATTTATGCATTCATGGCTTATTGGGGTAGGGGCGGTCGTAGCTGATGGAGTTTACATGATGATTGTATATTTTGGAGTGGTTCATTTTCTTGAAACTCCCTTTATGAAAACTTTTTTATGGTTATTTGGCTGTTTTGTCTTAATTTATACTGGAATTGAAACCATGCTTTCGGCAAATAAGCTGAAGATTGGAGAGAAAAGGAAGGATGAACACTTAGTAAAATCTTTTTTATCTGGTTTCTTTATGTCGATATCCAATCCGTTAACGATTTTATTTTGGCTGGGGATTTACGGATCTGTGCTCGCCAAGACTGCGGCAACCTATGAAACAAGTCAATTAATTATTTACAGCAGTGCTATTTTTATTGGATTACTTATTTGGGATTTCACAATGGCTGGGATTGCGAGTAATTTTCGGAAATATTTAACCTCGCAGCTGCTTGTGGGGATTTCGCTTCTGTCTGGAGTATCACTGATTGGATTCGGGATTTACTTTGGCTACCAAGCCTTTAATGTTTTATTTGGATAA
- a CDS encoding GtrA family protein, translated as MRRRSFIKPTNSFIRFLLVGVINTCVGLFIIFFLLNALHLSYWVSTFVGNFAGACISYLLNRSYTFNSTVSIQRGLPRFLTIILICYFGAYFCSEKLMFWFNPFHFVSTAVEQNGAVLIGSVLYTISNYLGQKYFVFNTVKTA; from the coding sequence ATGAGGAGGAGGAGTTTTATAAAACCAACTAATTCATTCATTCGTTTTCTTCTGGTTGGGGTTATCAATACGTGTGTCGGTTTATTTATCATCTTCTTTTTACTTAATGCTCTACATCTTTCGTATTGGGTTTCGACCTTTGTAGGTAATTTTGCTGGGGCTTGTATTAGTTATCTTTTAAATCGATCTTATACCTTCAATAGTACGGTCTCCATTCAAAGAGGGCTGCCAAGATTTTTGACCATCATACTCATTTGCTATTTTGGCGCTTATTTCTGTAGTGAAAAGCTAATGTTTTGGTTCAATCCCTTTCATTTTGTAAGTACAGCGGTTGAACAAAATGGAGCTGTGCTTATAGGAAGTGTGCTTTATACAATAAGTAATTACCTAGGGCAAAAATATTTTGTATTCAATACTGTAAAGACTGCTTAA
- a CDS encoding glycosyltransferase family 2 protein: MEPVLTIVVPCYNEEDVLTETIHQLDQFVKQLVSEQLVSNTTKILFVDDGSKDRTWEIIYKAGLRTDYVRGIKLSRNVGHQNALLAGLFAAKDSSDCVVSIDADLQDDIQVIREFIHKFNEGNEIVYGVRKRRDTDTIFKRCTAQGFYKVMKKLGVDLVYNHADFRLMSKRALMELEGFKEVNLFLRGIVPLLGFRSDIVYYDRKERQAGETKYPLKKMLAFAFDGITSFSVSPIRFVLIIGFVSFFLSLVFGLYFLMLKTLGETQTGWTSLITSIWLIGGLQLIAIGLIGEYVGKIYKESKQRPKFIIDIDTFSMPIPRRHLIRKNEEEEFYKTN, encoded by the coding sequence ATGGAACCTGTCCTGACGATAGTCGTACCTTGTTATAATGAAGAAGATGTTTTAACAGAAACCATTCATCAACTCGACCAGTTCGTAAAACAGTTGGTAAGCGAACAGCTTGTTTCTAACACAACCAAGATCTTGTTCGTAGATGATGGGAGTAAGGATCGAACATGGGAAATCATTTATAAAGCAGGATTAAGAACTGATTATGTCCGTGGAATAAAATTATCAAGAAATGTGGGTCATCAAAACGCATTGTTAGCAGGATTGTTTGCAGCAAAGGACTCTTCAGATTGTGTTGTCTCCATTGATGCAGACCTGCAGGATGATATTCAGGTTATTCGTGAGTTTATCCATAAATTTAATGAAGGAAATGAGATTGTATATGGCGTTCGAAAGCGAAGGGATACTGACACCATCTTTAAGCGGTGTACGGCTCAAGGTTTTTACAAGGTAATGAAAAAATTGGGTGTTGACCTTGTGTATAACCATGCGGATTTTCGATTAATGAGTAAACGAGCTTTAATGGAGTTAGAAGGATTTAAAGAGGTAAATCTTTTTTTACGCGGTATTGTGCCACTCCTCGGATTTCGTTCAGATATTGTCTATTATGACCGTAAAGAAAGACAAGCAGGTGAAACAAAGTATCCGTTAAAAAAAATGCTGGCTTTTGCCTTTGATGGAATCACCTCCTTTTCTGTTTCACCGATTCGCTTTGTATTAATAATCGGTTTTGTTTCCTTTTTCCTAAGCCTGGTATTTGGCTTATACTTTTTAATGCTGAAAACACTTGGGGAAACACAAACAGGATGGACATCACTTATCACTTCTATCTGGTTGATTGGCGGCTTGCAGCTAATTGCTATTGGGTTAATTGGAGAGTATGTAGGGAAAATTTATAAGGAATCAAAGCAGCGTCCCAAGTTTATTATTGATATTGATACCTTTTCTATGCCAATCCCACGGCGTCATTTAATTCGAAAAAATGAGGAGGAGGAGTTTTATAAAACCAACTAA
- a CDS encoding DUF6044 family protein, whose product MYRATKKELSFILFALLILTIYLSPLFILQENAHIRVHDNLDSNLAWYKVLARSGQMFGDVNAVIPQIINGVPRNAFGTEYSIIVWLYALFPTMIAYGLSQALTRIVAFIGMYLLLKKHFLAGDSWTFLQIGTALAFALTPFWPSGMLSTLGMPLALWAFLNIRNGEGTKKDYIVLALIPFYASIVLGFFFFLSAMGIFWLFEVIRGKGWNLRFFFSIAYMTCIFMLVEYRLIYSFLFSTEPNSRDEYFHASLPLWRVVRLTLKNYVLGHTHVMTVHGLFILPVTLIALYFVFTKKLWKQEKLFVFFFVLNILLSLWYAFWFYKGWLPLTKRFHFMDTFNFARYHFLRPMVIYAGFALALKILSLQGHSWSKTAKWLAILQILLLCLFNDEIIYQKKPTVKEFYAEELFTEIKEHIGQDQENYRVASIGIHPAISQYNGFYTLDTYNNFYPLTYKHKFRKIIESELAKDKTIRKYFDQWGGRCYIFTDQLGKKYMIKKDSKRKLNNLQLNTSVFKEMGGTYILSALPITNSGENQLTLDKVFESKSSAWKIYLYKTL is encoded by the coding sequence GTGTACAGAGCTACGAAAAAAGAGTTGAGTTTCATCCTTTTTGCATTGCTAATTCTAACAATATATCTTTCCCCACTCTTTATTCTCCAAGAGAATGCTCATATCCGTGTTCATGATAACTTGGATTCGAATTTAGCATGGTATAAAGTTCTAGCCAGAAGCGGTCAAATGTTTGGAGACGTAAATGCTGTGATTCCCCAAATAATTAATGGGGTGCCAAGAAATGCATTTGGAACGGAATACAGTATCATTGTTTGGCTCTATGCGTTGTTTCCAACCATGATTGCATATGGCCTCAGTCAGGCATTAACTAGAATAGTCGCATTTATAGGGATGTATTTGCTACTAAAAAAACATTTCCTTGCTGGTGATAGTTGGACCTTCCTGCAGATTGGCACAGCGCTGGCATTTGCTTTAACCCCGTTTTGGCCATCAGGAATGCTAAGTACACTGGGAATGCCGCTTGCACTGTGGGCTTTCCTTAATATTCGAAACGGAGAGGGAACGAAGAAAGATTACATAGTCCTAGCACTAATTCCTTTTTACGCAAGTATTGTTCTAGGTTTTTTCTTTTTTTTAAGTGCCATGGGAATCTTTTGGCTCTTTGAAGTTATCAGAGGCAAAGGATGGAATCTTCGTTTCTTTTTTTCTATTGCCTATATGACTTGTATTTTCATGCTCGTTGAATATCGATTGATTTATTCTTTTTTATTTTCCACTGAACCAAACAGCCGTGACGAATATTTCCATGCTTCCTTACCCTTATGGAGAGTAGTACGATTAACACTAAAAAATTATGTTTTAGGACATACGCATGTAATGACGGTGCATGGTTTATTTATTTTACCCGTTACGTTAATTGCCCTTTATTTTGTCTTTACAAAAAAACTTTGGAAACAGGAAAAGCTTTTTGTCTTTTTCTTTGTCTTAAATATCTTGTTATCTCTCTGGTATGCTTTTTGGTTTTATAAAGGCTGGTTACCGTTAACGAAAAGGTTTCACTTTATGGATACCTTTAATTTTGCCCGCTATCACTTTTTAAGGCCGATGGTCATATATGCTGGATTTGCCCTGGCATTGAAGATACTCTCTCTTCAAGGACATAGCTGGTCGAAAACGGCAAAATGGTTAGCGATCCTGCAAATTCTTTTATTATGTTTATTTAATGATGAGATTATCTATCAGAAAAAGCCAACAGTTAAAGAATTTTATGCGGAGGAATTATTTACAGAGATAAAAGAGCACATCGGACAAGATCAAGAAAATTATCGGGTGGCTAGTATCGGAATTCATCCTGCCATTTCCCAGTATAATGGCTTTTACACGCTGGATACCTATAATAACTTTTATCCATTAACCTACAAGCATAAATTTAGAAAAATTATAGAGTCGGAATTAGCAAAAGATAAAACGATTCGCAAATACTTTGATCAATGGGGCGGGCGCTGTTATATCTTTACGGACCAGCTTGGGAAAAAATATATGATCAAAAAGGACTCAAAAAGGAAATTAAACAACTTGCAATTAAATACGTCTGTGTTTAAAGAGATGGGTGGTACATATATCCTTTCTGCATTACCCATAACAAACTCAGGGGAAAATCAACTGACACTGGATAAGGTATTTGAATCGAAAAGTTCTGCATGGAAAATCTATTTATACAAGACTTTGTAA
- a CDS encoding aspartyl-phosphate phosphatase Spo0E family protein, whose product METSMDYLLSDIEKTRIEMIDLAQQYGYCNPDVVQCSQKLDLLLNVYGNIQIKH is encoded by the coding sequence ATGGAAACCAGCATGGACTATTTGTTATCTGATATTGAAAAAACGAGGATAGAAATGATTGATCTAGCGCAACAATATGGATACTGTAACCCAGATGTTGTTCAATGCAGCCAAAAGCTCGACCTACTTTTAAATGTATACGGTAATATACAAATAAAACATTAA
- a CDS encoding YugN-like family protein → MIEIPSSIEGKQFDLYKLEQKLKPIGYAIGGNWDYDHGAFDYKINDEVGYQFLRLPFSAVDGQLDAHNCTVELGRPFLLSHKYQIGLDDHIGDAGTLNQFSEPVDKDASFPEQYIETGKILVKELESILSTE, encoded by the coding sequence ATGATTGAAATACCATCAAGTATAGAAGGTAAACAATTTGATTTGTATAAGCTAGAACAAAAATTAAAACCAATCGGTTATGCAATCGGCGGTAACTGGGATTATGACCATGGTGCCTTTGACTACAAAATAAATGATGAAGTGGGATATCAATTTCTAAGGCTGCCATTTTCAGCCGTAGACGGCCAGTTAGACGCACACAACTGTACAGTGGAGCTTGGTCGTCCATTCCTATTGTCTCATAAGTATCAAATAGGATTAGATGACCATATTGGAGATGCAGGCACGTTAAATCAATTTTCTGAACCAGTTGATAAGGACGCCAGTTTTCCTGAACAGTATATTGAAACAGGGAAGATCCTTGTAAAGGAACTTGAATCTATATTAAGTACAGAATAA
- a CDS encoding glucose-6-phosphate isomerase codes for MTHIRFDYSKALAFFAEHEITYLRDAVKVAHHSLHEQTGAGSDYLGWIDLPTNYDKEEFSRIKKAAEKIKADSDVLLVIGIGGSYLGARAAIEMLQHSFYNALPKEKRQTPQIIFVGNNISSTYMRDVMDLLDGKDFSVNVISKSGTTTEPAIAFRIFRKLLEEKYGAQEAKKRIYATTDKARGALKTLANEEGYESFVIADDIGGRYSVLTAVGLLPIAVSGADIDKMMQGAAKAQEDYSHSELEENPAYQYAAVRNALYNKGKTIEMLINYEPGLQYFSEWWKQLFGESEGKDQKGIYPSSANFSTDLHSLGQYVQEGRRDLFETVIKVEKPRHELTIEEADSDLDGLNYLAGQSVDFVNNKAFQGTMLAHTDGGVPNLIVSIPEMDEYTFGYLVYFFEKACAMSGYLLGVNPFDQPGVEAYKVNMFALLGKPGFEEKKAELEKRL; via the coding sequence ATGACACACATACGTTTTGATTATTCAAAAGCGTTAGCCTTCTTTGCAGAACATGAGATTACATATTTACGCGACGCCGTGAAGGTTGCCCACCACTCCCTGCATGAGCAAACAGGAGCAGGAAGTGACTATTTGGGCTGGATAGACCTTCCTACCAACTATGATAAGGAAGAGTTCTCACGTATTAAAAAAGCGGCGGAAAAAATCAAAGCCGATTCAGATGTACTCCTTGTGATTGGAATTGGCGGATCGTATTTAGGAGCAAGAGCAGCGATTGAAATGCTTCAGCATAGCTTCTACAATGCCCTGCCAAAAGAAAAGCGTCAAACACCACAAATTATTTTTGTTGGCAATAATATTAGCTCCACCTATATGAGAGATGTTATGGATCTCCTTGATGGAAAAGACTTTTCCGTCAATGTTATTTCAAAGTCTGGAACGACAACGGAGCCAGCGATTGCCTTTAGAATCTTCCGTAAACTTCTTGAGGAAAAGTATGGTGCACAAGAAGCGAAGAAGAGAATCTATGCAACAACAGACAAGGCAAGAGGTGCATTGAAAACCTTGGCCAATGAAGAAGGATATGAATCATTTGTGATCGCAGATGATATTGGCGGACGTTATTCAGTATTAACAGCAGTTGGCTTACTTCCTATCGCTGTAAGTGGTGCGGACATTGATAAGATGATGCAGGGGGCTGCTAAAGCACAAGAAGACTACAGCCATTCAGAGCTAGAAGAAAATCCTGCTTACCAATATGCGGCGGTTAGAAATGCTCTTTATAATAAAGGGAAAACGATTGAAATGTTAATCAATTATGAGCCTGGACTTCAGTACTTTTCTGAATGGTGGAAGCAATTATTTGGAGAGAGTGAAGGAAAAGATCAAAAAGGAATTTACCCTTCTTCCGCTAACTTCTCAACCGATCTACATTCTTTAGGACAATATGTACAAGAAGGCCGCCGTGATTTGTTTGAAACAGTCATTAAGGTGGAAAAACCACGCCATGAATTGACGATTGAAGAGGCTGATAGTGATTTAGACGGCTTAAATTATTTAGCAGGACAATCCGTTGACTTTGTAAACAACAAAGCATTCCAAGGAACAATGCTTGCACATACAGATGGAGGCGTACCAAACTTAATCGTATCCATTCCTGAAATGGATGAATACACATTTGGCTACCTAGTCTATTTCTTCGAAAAGGCATGTGCAATGAGCGGATACCTCCTAGGAGTAAATCCATTCGACCAGCCAGGAGTCGAAGCATACAAAGTAAACATGTTTGCTTTACTAGGCAAACCAGGCTTCGAAGAAAAGAAAGCCGAGCTAGAAAAAAGACTTTAA
- a CDS encoding iron-containing alcohol dehydrogenase: MQNFTFWNPTKLIFGKGQLEQIKMEIPLYGQKVLVVYGGGSIKRSGLYDKVINLLKEIDAQVFELPGVEPNPRITTARMGVEICKKEGIDVLLAVGGGSVIDCTKLIAAGAKYDGDAWDLVIKKAAVTDALPFGTVLTLAATGSEMNSGSVITNWETNEKYGWGSPLTFPKFSILDPVHTFSVPRDQTIYGIVDMMSHVLEHYFHLEENTLFQDRMCESLLITIMETAPKLLEDLDNYDHRATILYNGTMALNGILNMGYRGDWATHNLEHAVSAVYDIPHGGGLAILFPHWMKHNLKVKPERFKQLALRVFGVNPEGKSAEEAGLAGIQKLREYWNSIGAPARLADYNIDDSKIDLMADKAMVYGEFGNFTKLNRADVVTIYRESL, encoded by the coding sequence ATGCAAAATTTTACATTTTGGAATCCGACCAAATTAATTTTTGGTAAAGGACAGCTTGAGCAAATAAAAATGGAAATACCTCTTTATGGCCAAAAGGTGTTAGTAGTTTATGGCGGCGGCAGCATTAAACGCAGCGGTCTTTATGACAAGGTGATCAACCTACTGAAAGAAATTGATGCACAGGTTTTTGAATTACCGGGGGTAGAACCGAATCCTCGAATTACAACAGCACGTATGGGAGTAGAAATATGTAAAAAAGAAGGTATTGACGTCCTTTTAGCCGTTGGCGGCGGCAGTGTTATCGATTGTACAAAGTTAATTGCCGCAGGCGCAAAATATGACGGAGATGCATGGGACTTGGTCATAAAGAAGGCAGCCGTAACTGATGCACTGCCTTTTGGTACTGTTTTGACTTTAGCAGCAACAGGTTCAGAAATGAATTCTGGATCGGTTATCACCAATTGGGAAACGAACGAAAAATACGGCTGGGGAAGTCCGCTTACCTTTCCGAAATTCTCGATTCTAGATCCAGTACATACTTTTTCTGTTCCAAGAGATCAGACGATTTATGGAATTGTCGATATGATGTCCCATGTATTAGAGCATTATTTTCATTTGGAAGAGAATACATTATTCCAGGATCGTATGTGTGAATCCTTACTGATTACGATAATGGAAACTGCACCTAAATTGCTTGAGGACTTAGATAATTATGACCATCGAGCAACCATTCTTTATAATGGGACAATGGCTTTAAACGGTATTTTAAATATGGGTTACCGCGGCGATTGGGCTACCCATAATCTAGAACATGCCGTTTCAGCTGTATATGACATCCCTCATGGCGGGGGTCTTGCAATTTTATTTCCTCACTGGATGAAACATAATCTTAAGGTAAAACCAGAGCGCTTTAAACAGCTCGCGCTCAGAGTGTTTGGGGTTAATCCAGAAGGGAAAAGTGCAGAGGAAGCTGGCCTCGCAGGTATTCAAAAATTACGTGAGTACTGGAACAGTATTGGAGCACCTGCGCGTTTAGCTGACTATAATATCGATGACAGCAAAATTGACTTGATGGCTGACAAAGCAATGGTGTACGGTGAATTCGGCAACTTTACGAAATTGAATAGAGCAGATGTAGTAACGATTTACCGTGAGTCTCTGTAA
- a CDS encoding DUF378 domain-containing protein produces MSTIQRIALILTIIGAINWGLIGFFGFNLVEAIFGDNSALSRIIYGLVGIAGLINLGLLFKPNEAYVRDPETETTR; encoded by the coding sequence TTGAGTACGATTCAAAGAATTGCTTTAATTCTTACAATCATTGGCGCTATTAATTGGGGATTAATTGGTTTTTTTGGATTTAATTTAGTTGAAGCCATTTTTGGTGATAATTCAGCACTATCAAGAATTATTTATGGCTTAGTGGGAATCGCTGGACTTATTAATCTTGGACTTCTCTTCAAGCCAAATGAAGCGTATGTAAGGGATCCAGAAACGGAAACTACAAGATAA
- a CDS encoding Glu/Leu/Phe/Val dehydrogenase — MGKNDVTNRAGENDKEKENLNLLTSTQIVIHDALKRLGFKENAFEMLKEPIRMLNVRIPVRMDDGSVKVFTGFRAHHNDSVGPTIGGVRFHPKINEDEIKALSMWMSLKCGIADLPFGGGKGGILCNPRTLSFGELERLSRGYVRSISQVVGPTKDIPAPDMYTNSQIMAWMMDEYSRLRKFDSPGFITGKPLLLGGSEGREEAGALGAAICIEEAAKITGLSLKGARIIVQGFGNAGSSIAKFMHQSGAIVVGISDVYGALYDPNGLNIDYLLQRRDSFGTVTSLFDGVITNEELLEQECDILVPAATSNQITVKNAQNIKARIVVEAANGPTTREATRILSERGILLVPDVLAGAGGVTVSYFEWVQNKQGYYWDEKEVTDKLREKMVSAFQQIYAISKNHNVNLRVAAYMVGVRKLVEASEFRGWI; from the coding sequence ATGGGGAAGAATGATGTAACAAATCGGGCAGGTGAAAATGATAAAGAGAAAGAGAACTTAAATCTTCTTACCTCCACGCAGATTGTTATTCATGATGCTTTAAAAAGGCTGGGGTTTAAAGAAAATGCATTTGAGATGTTGAAAGAACCTATTAGAATGTTGAATGTGAGGATTCCGGTTCGGATGGATGATGGGTCGGTTAAAGTTTTTACTGGCTTTAGAGCTCATCACAATGATTCAGTTGGACCGACAATCGGTGGTGTTCGTTTTCATCCTAAGATTAATGAAGATGAAATAAAGGCATTGTCTATGTGGATGAGCTTGAAATGTGGAATTGCTGATTTACCGTTTGGAGGCGGAAAGGGAGGGATCCTATGTAATCCTCGAACTCTTTCATTTGGTGAACTTGAACGCCTAAGCCGCGGTTATGTACGTTCCATTAGTCAAGTTGTGGGTCCAACGAAAGATATCCCGGCACCAGATATGTATACAAATTCTCAGATTATGGCCTGGATGATGGATGAATATAGTCGTCTCCGTAAGTTCGACTCTCCTGGCTTTATAACAGGAAAGCCACTCCTGCTTGGTGGGTCAGAAGGAAGGGAAGAAGCAGGGGCACTGGGAGCAGCAATCTGTATAGAAGAAGCTGCAAAGATAACAGGTCTTTCGCTAAAGGGGGCTCGTATCATTGTTCAGGGATTTGGTAACGCTGGCAGTTCCATTGCAAAATTTATGCACCAATCTGGAGCCATTGTCGTTGGGATTTCTGATGTTTATGGCGCCCTTTACGACCCAAATGGCCTAAATATTGATTATTTACTTCAGCGCCGTGACAGTTTTGGTACGGTAACTAGCCTTTTTGATGGTGTCATTACCAATGAGGAATTGCTTGAACAAGAATGTGATATTCTTGTACCAGCAGCGACCTCCAATCAAATTACTGTTAAAAATGCTCAAAATATAAAGGCCAGGATAGTAGTGGAAGCTGCCAATGGCCCTACAACCAGGGAAGCAACCAGGATTCTTTCTGAACGTGGCATACTGCTTGTTCCAGATGTTTTGGCAGGAGCTGGGGGAGTGACTGTCTCCTATTTTGAATGGGTCCAGAATAAGCAAGGGTATTATTGGGATGAAAAAGAAGTAACAGATAAATTACGTGAGAAGATGGTCAGTGCATTTCAACAAATTTATGCTATCTCAAAAAATCACAATGTAAATTTACGTGTTGCTGCTTATATGGTTGGGGTTAGAAAATTAGTAGAAGCCTCAGAATTTAGAGGATGGATATAA